A portion of the Syngnathoides biaculeatus isolate LvHL_M chromosome 7, ASM1980259v1, whole genome shotgun sequence genome contains these proteins:
- the LOC133503351 gene encoding SERPINE1 mRNA-binding protein 1-like isoform X1 has translation MPGQMQEGFGIAVTNRYDQLLDDESDPFELMKQAQAEAKKKKEPPAPGAAKSAAQTAKMPKKESQKDRKTPLTDKKAEPQAPVPLKKEGAGMRRMGRKPEGEAPRPQGGQQAEARPPPDRRPIDRRAPRRFERPVGERAEKPEGGEFSVEKPVGDRPMRGRGGGGRGFRGGRGRGIGRSDGFDSRGKREFDRHSGSDRSGLKGEEKRGGSGSHNWGTVKDELNELDQSNVTEENTEGEEHPPADSENKRENEVEEVKEEGPKEMTLDEWKAMQDKDRAKVQFNIRKANEGADWNKGFVLHKSKATGKKGELIEPESIESKMEEESHFRKPANDITSQLEINFGDLGRPGRGRGGPRGGGGGGRGGRGRGGPPHGERGGDASRTTRGGRPEKSITSVPNVDDPEAFPALA, from the exons ATGCCCGGACAAATGCAAGAAGGTTTTGGCATCGCCGTAACCAACCGGTACGACCAACTATTGGACGATGAATCGGACCCGTTTGAGCTGATGAAGCAGGCTCAGGCGGAggcgaagaagaaaaaggagccTCCCGCTCCAGGGGCCGCCAAGTCTGCAGCCCAAACGGCCAAAATGCCCAAAAAGGAGTCCCAGAAAGACAGGAAGACCCCGCTGACTGACAAAAAGGCGGAGCCCCAAGCTCCCGTCCCGCTCAAGAAAGAAG GCGCCGGCATGAGGAGAATGGGCCGAAAGCCGGAGGGCGAAGCCCCGAGACCCCAGGGAGGCCAGCAGGCAGAGGCGCGCCCCCCTCCAGACAGGCGGCCAATCGACAGGCGGGCACCCCGCCGCTTCGAGAGGCCGGTCGGCGAGCGTGCCGAAAAGCCAGAGGGAGGCGAATTCTCCGTGGAGAA GCCTGTTGGTGACAGACCGATGAGGGGCCGCGGCGGTGGCGGCAGGGGCTTCCGCGGAGGCAGGGGGCGCGGCATCGGTCGGAGTGATGGCTTTGACTCAAGAGGAAAACGTGAATTTGACAGACACAGTGGGAGCGACCGATC tggtCTGAAAGGCGAAGAGAAGCGAGGTGGAAGTGGATCTCACAACTGGGGCACAGTCAAGGATGAACTCAA TGAACTCGACCAGTCAAACGTCACCGAGGAGAACACCGAAGGCGAGGAGCACCCCCCCGCCGACTCTGAAAACAA AAGGGAGAATGAGGTGGAAGAGGTGAAGGAGGAAGGCCCCAAAGAGATGACCCTGGACGAGTGGAAGGCCATGCAGGACAAAGACCGCGCCAAGGTGCAGTTCAACATCCGCAAGGCCAACGAGGGTGCGGACTGGAACAAAGGATTCGTGCTGCACAAATCCAAGGCCACC GGTAAAAAGGGTGAGCTGATCGAGCCAGAGTCCATTGAGTCTAAG ATGGAAGAAGAGTCCCACTTCCGCAAGCCGGCCAACGACATCACGTCCCAGCTGGAAATAAACTTCGGAGACCTGGGGCGCCCGGGCCGCGGACGCGGCGGGCCGcgtggcggtggcggcggcgggcggGGCGGACGCGGCCGTGGCGGCCCACCCCACGGCGAGCGTGGCGGTGACGCTTCCAGGACGACGCGTGGAGGAAGGCCAGAGAAG TCCATCACGTCGGTGCCCAACGTGGACGACCCTGAGGCCTTCCCGGCCCTGGCCTGA
- the LOC133503351 gene encoding SERPINE1 mRNA-binding protein 1-like isoform X2 has product MPGQMQEGFGIAVTNRYDQLLDDESDPFELMKQAQAEAKKKKEPPAPGAAKSAAQTAKMPKKESQKDRKTPLTDKKAEPQAPVPLKKEGAGMRRMGRKPEGEAPRPQGGQQAEARPPPDRRPIDRRAPRRFERPVGERAEKPEGGEFSVEKPVGDRPMRGRGGGGRGFRGGRGRGIGRSDGFDSRGKREFDRHSGSDRSGLKGEEKRGGSGSHNWGTVKDELNELDQSNVTEENTEGEEHPPADSENKENEVEEVKEEGPKEMTLDEWKAMQDKDRAKVQFNIRKANEGADWNKGFVLHKSKATGKKGELIEPESIESKMEEESHFRKPANDITSQLEINFGDLGRPGRGRGGPRGGGGGGRGGRGRGGPPHGERGGDASRTTRGGRPEKSITSVPNVDDPEAFPALA; this is encoded by the exons ATGCCCGGACAAATGCAAGAAGGTTTTGGCATCGCCGTAACCAACCGGTACGACCAACTATTGGACGATGAATCGGACCCGTTTGAGCTGATGAAGCAGGCTCAGGCGGAggcgaagaagaaaaaggagccTCCCGCTCCAGGGGCCGCCAAGTCTGCAGCCCAAACGGCCAAAATGCCCAAAAAGGAGTCCCAGAAAGACAGGAAGACCCCGCTGACTGACAAAAAGGCGGAGCCCCAAGCTCCCGTCCCGCTCAAGAAAGAAG GCGCCGGCATGAGGAGAATGGGCCGAAAGCCGGAGGGCGAAGCCCCGAGACCCCAGGGAGGCCAGCAGGCAGAGGCGCGCCCCCCTCCAGACAGGCGGCCAATCGACAGGCGGGCACCCCGCCGCTTCGAGAGGCCGGTCGGCGAGCGTGCCGAAAAGCCAGAGGGAGGCGAATTCTCCGTGGAGAA GCCTGTTGGTGACAGACCGATGAGGGGCCGCGGCGGTGGCGGCAGGGGCTTCCGCGGAGGCAGGGGGCGCGGCATCGGTCGGAGTGATGGCTTTGACTCAAGAGGAAAACGTGAATTTGACAGACACAGTGGGAGCGACCGATC tggtCTGAAAGGCGAAGAGAAGCGAGGTGGAAGTGGATCTCACAACTGGGGCACAGTCAAGGATGAACTCAA TGAACTCGACCAGTCAAACGTCACCGAGGAGAACACCGAAGGCGAGGAGCACCCCCCCGCCGACTCTGAAAACAA GGAGAATGAGGTGGAAGAGGTGAAGGAGGAAGGCCCCAAAGAGATGACCCTGGACGAGTGGAAGGCCATGCAGGACAAAGACCGCGCCAAGGTGCAGTTCAACATCCGCAAGGCCAACGAGGGTGCGGACTGGAACAAAGGATTCGTGCTGCACAAATCCAAGGCCACC GGTAAAAAGGGTGAGCTGATCGAGCCAGAGTCCATTGAGTCTAAG ATGGAAGAAGAGTCCCACTTCCGCAAGCCGGCCAACGACATCACGTCCCAGCTGGAAATAAACTTCGGAGACCTGGGGCGCCCGGGCCGCGGACGCGGCGGGCCGcgtggcggtggcggcggcgggcggGGCGGACGCGGCCGTGGCGGCCCACCCCACGGCGAGCGTGGCGGTGACGCTTCCAGGACGACGCGTGGAGGAAGGCCAGAGAAG TCCATCACGTCGGTGCCCAACGTGGACGACCCTGAGGCCTTCCCGGCCCTGGCCTGA
- the LOC133503334 gene encoding discoidin domain-containing receptor 2-like isoform X1: protein MKRPRDALLWLLLLVSSLACVSSQVNPGVCRYPLGMSGGQIQDEDISASSQWSESTAARHGRLNFEEGDGAWCPEITVEPHKEFLQIDLRSLHFITLVGTQGRHAGGIGNEFAQVYTIKYSRDGSRWISWRNRQGKQKIEGNRNAYDIVLKDLEPPIVARFVRFMPVIDNSQNVCMRVELYGCEWLDGLVSYNAPVGQQMNLPEHAVYLNDSVYDGAVIYSMTEGLGQLTDGVCGLDDFTDSHVYNAWPGYDYVGWSNQSFPGGYVEIMFEFDRIRNFTTMMVHCNNMFTHNVKTFQQVVCHFRSESDWEATPLAFSPAVDDKDPGARFVAVPLANHMASAVKCQFYFADVWLLFSEITFQSDTAMYNTTLSPPKTGLPPIIQPEDDPTHKVDDSTTRILIGCLVAIIFILVAIIVIILWRQVWQKMLEKSETFAYNHNQSSSTTSEQESSSTYERIFPLAPDYQEPSRLICKLPEFTQTSEEPASSSTMTQDGVPHYAEADIVNLQGVTGGNTYAIPALAMDLLSGKDVAVEEFPRKLLTFKEKLGEGQFGEVHLCEAEGMQEFMNKEFLFDVPEEATVLVAVKMLRSDASKNARNDFLKEIKIMSRLKDPNIVRLLAVCIYSDPLCMITEYMENGDLNQFLSRHEPEGQLALLSNAPTVSLGNLCYMAAQIASGMKYLSSLNFVHRDLATRNCLVGKNFTIKIADFGMSRNLYSGDYYRIQGRAVLPIRWMSWESILLGKFTTASDVWAFAVTLWEILNFCKEQPYSQLTDEQVIENTGEFFRDQKRQIYLPQPVLCPDSLYKIMLGCWRRNTKERPSFQEIHRALHEPQP, encoded by the exons gTGTGTGTCGTTACCCCCTGGGTATGTCCGGAGGACAGATTCAGGATGAGGACATCTCCGCTTCCAGCCAGTGGTCTGAATCCACTGCAGCTCGACATGGCAG GTTGAACTTTGAAGAGGGTGACGGCGCCTGGTGTCCGGAGATCACGGTGGAGCCCCACAAAGAGTTCCTGCAGATCGACTTGCGCTCGTTGCACTTCATCACCCTGGTGGGCACCCAGGGGCGCCACGCCGGCGGCATCGGCAACGAGTTCGCCCAGGTGTACACGATCAAGTACAGCCGAGATGGCAGTCGTTGGATCTCGTGGCGCAACCGGCAGGGCAAGCAG AAGATTGAGGGGAACAGGAACGCCTACGATATCGTGCTGAAGGACTTGGAGCCCCCCATTGTCGCTCGATTTGTGCGCTTCATGCCCGTCATAGACAACTCCCAGAACGTCTGCATGAGGGTCGAGCTGTACGGCTGCGAATGGCTTG ATGGCCTGGTGTCGTACAACGCTCCAGTGGGCCAGCAGATGAACTTACCCGAACACGCTGTCTACCTCAACGACTCAGTCTACGACGGCGCCGTCATCTACAg CATGACAGAGGGCTTGGGCCAGCTGACGGACGGCGTGTGCGGGCTGGACGATTTCACGGATAGCCACGTGTACAACGCGTGGCCCGGCTACGACTACGTGGGCTGGAGCAATCAGAGCTTCCCCGGCGGATACGTGGAGATCATGTTCGAGTTCGACCGCATACGAAACTTCACAACAATGAtg GTTCACTGCAACAACATGTTCACGCACAACGTCAAGACCTTCCAGCAGGTGGTGTGCCACTTCCGCTCCGAGTCAGACTGGGAGGCCACTCCGCTTGCTTTCAGCCCCGCCGTGGACGACAAGGACCCCGGCGCACGCTTTGTCGCCGTCCCGCTGGCCAATCACATGGCCAGCGCCGTCAAGTGCCAGTTCTACTTTGCAGATGTCTGGCTATTGTTCAGCGAGATCACCTTCCAGTCAGATACGGCCATGTATAACACAACACTGAGTCCTCCAAAGACGGGACTGCCGCCCATCATCCAGCCAG AGGACGACCCAACCCACAAAGTGGATGACAGTACCACACGCATTCTGATTGGCTGTCTTGTAGCCATCATCTTCATCCTGGTGGCCATCATTGTCATCATCCTGTGGAGGCAGGTGTGGCAGAAGATGTTGGAGAAG AGCGAGACCTTCGCCTACAATCACAACCAGTCGAGCAGCACCACCAGTGAACAGGAGTCCAGCTCCACCTACGAGCGCATCTTCCCTCTGGCTCCAGATTACCAGGAGCCCTCGCGGCTCATATGCAAGCTGCCCGAGTTCACGCAGACCTCAGAGGAACCTG CCTCCAGCAGCACGATGACGCAGGACGGCGTCCCTCACTACGCAGAGGCGGACATCGTCAACCTGCAGGGCGTGACCGGAGGGAATACGTACGCCATCCCGGCACTCGCCATGGACTTGCTTTCCGGAAAGGACGTCGCGGTGGAGGAGTTCCCGCGGAAACTGCTCACGTTCAAAGAGAAGCTCGGAGAGGGCCAGTTTGGAGAG GTGCATCTATGTGAGGCAGAGGGAATGCAGGAGTTTATGAATAAAGAGTTTTTATTTGACGTGCCAGAAGAGGCGACGGTTTTAGTAGCGGTCAAGATGCTCCGGTCGGATGCTAGCAAAAATGCAAG GAACGACTTCCTGAAAGAGATCAAGATCATGTCCCGCCTGAAGGACCCAAACATCGTTCGCCTGCTGGCTGTGTGCATCTACAGCGACCCCCTGTGCATGATCACAGAATACATGGAGAACGGAGACCTCAACCAGTTTTTGTCCCGCCACGAGCCGGAGGGACAGCTGGCGCTGCTCAGCAACGCGCCCACAGTCAG TCTGGGCAACCTGTGCTACATGGCCGCCCAGATAGCGTCGGGCATGAAGTACCTGTCCTCGCTCAACTTTGTACATCGAGACCTCGCCACACGGAACTGCCTGGTGGGCAAGAACTTCACCATCAAGATAGCCGACTTCGGCATGAGCAGGAACCTTTACAGCGGCGATTACTACCGCATCCAGGGCCGTGCCGTGCTGCCCATCCGCTGGATGTCCTGGGAAAGCATCCTGCTG GGCAAGTTCACCACAGCGAGCGACGTGTGGGCCTTTGCGGTCACCCTGTGGGAGATCCTCAACTTCTGCAAAGAGCAGCCCTACTCTCAGCTCACAGACGAGCAGGTTATCGAAAACACGGGGGAGTTCTTCCGAGATCAGAAAAGACAG ATCTACCTTCCGCAGCCCGTGCTGTGCCCGGACTCGCTCTACAAGATCATGCTGGGCTGCTGGAGGAGGAACACCAAGGAAAGGCCGTCCTTCCAGGAAATACACCGAGCCCTCCACGAACCACAACCTTAG
- the LOC133503334 gene encoding discoidin domain-containing receptor 2-like isoform X2 translates to MSGGQIQDEDISASSQWSESTAARHGRLNFEEGDGAWCPEITVEPHKEFLQIDLRSLHFITLVGTQGRHAGGIGNEFAQVYTIKYSRDGSRWISWRNRQGKQKIEGNRNAYDIVLKDLEPPIVARFVRFMPVIDNSQNVCMRVELYGCEWLDGLVSYNAPVGQQMNLPEHAVYLNDSVYDGAVIYSMTEGLGQLTDGVCGLDDFTDSHVYNAWPGYDYVGWSNQSFPGGYVEIMFEFDRIRNFTTMMVHCNNMFTHNVKTFQQVVCHFRSESDWEATPLAFSPAVDDKDPGARFVAVPLANHMASAVKCQFYFADVWLLFSEITFQSDTAMYNTTLSPPKTGLPPIIQPEDDPTHKVDDSTTRILIGCLVAIIFILVAIIVIILWRQVWQKMLEKSETFAYNHNQSSSTTSEQESSSTYERIFPLAPDYQEPSRLICKLPEFTQTSEEPASSSTMTQDGVPHYAEADIVNLQGVTGGNTYAIPALAMDLLSGKDVAVEEFPRKLLTFKEKLGEGQFGEVHLCEAEGMQEFMNKEFLFDVPEEATVLVAVKMLRSDASKNARNDFLKEIKIMSRLKDPNIVRLLAVCIYSDPLCMITEYMENGDLNQFLSRHEPEGQLALLSNAPTVSLGNLCYMAAQIASGMKYLSSLNFVHRDLATRNCLVGKNFTIKIADFGMSRNLYSGDYYRIQGRAVLPIRWMSWESILLGKFTTASDVWAFAVTLWEILNFCKEQPYSQLTDEQVIENTGEFFRDQKRQIYLPQPVLCPDSLYKIMLGCWRRNTKERPSFQEIHRALHEPQP, encoded by the exons ATGTCCGGAGGACAGATTCAGGATGAGGACATCTCCGCTTCCAGCCAGTGGTCTGAATCCACTGCAGCTCGACATGGCAG GTTGAACTTTGAAGAGGGTGACGGCGCCTGGTGTCCGGAGATCACGGTGGAGCCCCACAAAGAGTTCCTGCAGATCGACTTGCGCTCGTTGCACTTCATCACCCTGGTGGGCACCCAGGGGCGCCACGCCGGCGGCATCGGCAACGAGTTCGCCCAGGTGTACACGATCAAGTACAGCCGAGATGGCAGTCGTTGGATCTCGTGGCGCAACCGGCAGGGCAAGCAG AAGATTGAGGGGAACAGGAACGCCTACGATATCGTGCTGAAGGACTTGGAGCCCCCCATTGTCGCTCGATTTGTGCGCTTCATGCCCGTCATAGACAACTCCCAGAACGTCTGCATGAGGGTCGAGCTGTACGGCTGCGAATGGCTTG ATGGCCTGGTGTCGTACAACGCTCCAGTGGGCCAGCAGATGAACTTACCCGAACACGCTGTCTACCTCAACGACTCAGTCTACGACGGCGCCGTCATCTACAg CATGACAGAGGGCTTGGGCCAGCTGACGGACGGCGTGTGCGGGCTGGACGATTTCACGGATAGCCACGTGTACAACGCGTGGCCCGGCTACGACTACGTGGGCTGGAGCAATCAGAGCTTCCCCGGCGGATACGTGGAGATCATGTTCGAGTTCGACCGCATACGAAACTTCACAACAATGAtg GTTCACTGCAACAACATGTTCACGCACAACGTCAAGACCTTCCAGCAGGTGGTGTGCCACTTCCGCTCCGAGTCAGACTGGGAGGCCACTCCGCTTGCTTTCAGCCCCGCCGTGGACGACAAGGACCCCGGCGCACGCTTTGTCGCCGTCCCGCTGGCCAATCACATGGCCAGCGCCGTCAAGTGCCAGTTCTACTTTGCAGATGTCTGGCTATTGTTCAGCGAGATCACCTTCCAGTCAGATACGGCCATGTATAACACAACACTGAGTCCTCCAAAGACGGGACTGCCGCCCATCATCCAGCCAG AGGACGACCCAACCCACAAAGTGGATGACAGTACCACACGCATTCTGATTGGCTGTCTTGTAGCCATCATCTTCATCCTGGTGGCCATCATTGTCATCATCCTGTGGAGGCAGGTGTGGCAGAAGATGTTGGAGAAG AGCGAGACCTTCGCCTACAATCACAACCAGTCGAGCAGCACCACCAGTGAACAGGAGTCCAGCTCCACCTACGAGCGCATCTTCCCTCTGGCTCCAGATTACCAGGAGCCCTCGCGGCTCATATGCAAGCTGCCCGAGTTCACGCAGACCTCAGAGGAACCTG CCTCCAGCAGCACGATGACGCAGGACGGCGTCCCTCACTACGCAGAGGCGGACATCGTCAACCTGCAGGGCGTGACCGGAGGGAATACGTACGCCATCCCGGCACTCGCCATGGACTTGCTTTCCGGAAAGGACGTCGCGGTGGAGGAGTTCCCGCGGAAACTGCTCACGTTCAAAGAGAAGCTCGGAGAGGGCCAGTTTGGAGAG GTGCATCTATGTGAGGCAGAGGGAATGCAGGAGTTTATGAATAAAGAGTTTTTATTTGACGTGCCAGAAGAGGCGACGGTTTTAGTAGCGGTCAAGATGCTCCGGTCGGATGCTAGCAAAAATGCAAG GAACGACTTCCTGAAAGAGATCAAGATCATGTCCCGCCTGAAGGACCCAAACATCGTTCGCCTGCTGGCTGTGTGCATCTACAGCGACCCCCTGTGCATGATCACAGAATACATGGAGAACGGAGACCTCAACCAGTTTTTGTCCCGCCACGAGCCGGAGGGACAGCTGGCGCTGCTCAGCAACGCGCCCACAGTCAG TCTGGGCAACCTGTGCTACATGGCCGCCCAGATAGCGTCGGGCATGAAGTACCTGTCCTCGCTCAACTTTGTACATCGAGACCTCGCCACACGGAACTGCCTGGTGGGCAAGAACTTCACCATCAAGATAGCCGACTTCGGCATGAGCAGGAACCTTTACAGCGGCGATTACTACCGCATCCAGGGCCGTGCCGTGCTGCCCATCCGCTGGATGTCCTGGGAAAGCATCCTGCTG GGCAAGTTCACCACAGCGAGCGACGTGTGGGCCTTTGCGGTCACCCTGTGGGAGATCCTCAACTTCTGCAAAGAGCAGCCCTACTCTCAGCTCACAGACGAGCAGGTTATCGAAAACACGGGGGAGTTCTTCCGAGATCAGAAAAGACAG ATCTACCTTCCGCAGCCCGTGCTGTGCCCGGACTCGCTCTACAAGATCATGCTGGGCTGCTGGAGGAGGAACACCAAGGAAAGGCCGTCCTTCCAGGAAATACACCGAGCCCTCCACGAACCACAACCTTAG